A DNA window from Vigna angularis cultivar LongXiaoDou No.4 chromosome 1, ASM1680809v1, whole genome shotgun sequence contains the following coding sequences:
- the LOC108331217 gene encoding protein trichome birefringence-like 13, which yields MKEVSSSGIGMATREAYSQSPKKKVPLFPLLSLLCFTSIFLLLSQFRTTSSPSIAHSLPTFHKHTQASCNFSDGKWISHPPRIPTYDHTCKEIFKGWNCLSANKSNAPLLPTWRWQPRHCDLPQFHPLNFLRAHTHTAIGFVGDSLNRNMFVSLFCSLKSASEGQVKKWRPAGADRGFTFLAYNLTIAYHRTNLLARYGSWSASDKGGALETLGFKEGYRVDVDVPDSTWAKALSFHDILIFNTGHWWWAPSKFDPVKFPMLFFKNDQPVIPPIRPDQGLDMVLEHMIKYVEKNARPGAVKFFRTQSPRHFEGGDWDQGGSCLRDGPLSIEQVEELFSVKNNGTNVETRLVNDHLYKALEGSDFIILDITHMSEFRADAHPASAGGKKHDDCMHWCLPGITDTWNDLFIELLNSKKYQA from the exons ATGAAGGAGGTTAGCTCATCTGGCATTGGAATGGCCACAAGGGAAGCTTATTCGCAAAGCCCCAAGAAGAAAGTTCCTCTctttcctcttctctctcttctctgcTTCACTTCCATCTTCCTCCTTCTCTCCCAATTCAGAACCACCTCCTCCCCTTCCATTGCCCATTCTCTTCCCACCTTCCACAAACACACCCAAGCTTCCTGCAATTTCTCCGACGGAAAATGGATCAGTCATCCTCCCAGAATTCCAACCTACGACCACACCTGCAAGGAGATCTTCAAGGGCTGGAACTGCCTCTCCGCCAACAAATCCAACGCCCCTCTTCTCCCCACCTGGCGCTGGCAGCCCCGCCACTGCGATCTCCCCCAATTCCATCCCCTTAACTTCCTCCGCGCTCACACTCACACCGCCATTG GGTTTGTCGGGGACTCGCTCAACAGGAACATGTTTGTGTCTCTCTTCTGCTCTCTCAAGAGTGCCTCCGAGGGACAAGTCAAGAAGTGGCGCCCCGCTGGGGCTGACCGTGGATTCACCTTCCTCGCTTACAATCTCACCATCGCCTATCACCGTACCAATCTTCTCGCTCGTTATGGTAG CTGGTCCGCTAGTGATAAAGGTGGTGCCTTAGAAACTCTTGGATTCAAAGAGGGATATAGAGTTGATGTTGATGTTCCAGACAGCACGTGGGCAAAGGCTCTGAGTTTCCacgatattttaatttttaacacgGGACACTG GTGGTGGGCCCCTTCAAAATTTGACCCTGTTAAGTTCCCCATGCTTTTCTTCAAGAATGACCAGCCGGTAATCCCTCCAATACGTCCAGATCAAGGCCTGGATATGGTTTTGGAGCACATG ATAAAGTATGTGGAGAAAAATGCACGGCCTGGTGCAGTAAAATTTTTTCGTACTCAATCACCCAGACACTTTGAAGGAGGAGATTGGGATCAGGGTGGTTCCTGTCTAAGGGATGGACCTTTGTCGATAGAGCAG GTAGAAGAACTTTTCTCCGTGAAGAATAATGGGACAAATGTGGAGACTCGGCTTGTGAATGATCACCTCTATAAGGCTCTCGAGGGGTCTGATTTCATTATTTTGGACATCACTCACATGAGTGAGTTCAGGGCTGATGCACACCCTGCTTCAGCTGGAGGGAAAAAACATGATGATTGCATGCACTGGTGCTTACCTGGAATTACAGATACCTGGAATGATTTGTTCATAGAGCTTCTGAATAGTAAGAAGTATCAAGCGTAG
- the LOC108337002 gene encoding putative branched-chain-amino-acid aminotransferase 7 produces MTLHSVSGNCERNSESGVDVENCTDINWDELGFNPVPTDFMYVMKCAKGDNFAEGSLVPFGNIEINPFATILNYGQGIFEGLKAYRTEDGHIVLFRPEQNAQRMKIGADRFCMPSPSIDQFINAVKQTALANKRWVPPLGKGSLYIRPLLMGTGASLSVVPAPEYTLLVYCCPVTNYHKGALNLKVESKFYRAISGTGGTGGIKSVTNYAPVYAATTAARADGFSDVLFLDSSTGKNIEEVSACNVFVVKGNSICTPETNGAILPGITRKSIIEIALDLGYQVMERAISLEEMLDADEVFCTGTAVVVNSVSSVTFTETRVEYKTGAESLSQKLRKILVGIQTGSMEDSRGWTVRID; encoded by the exons ATGACTCTCCATTCTGTTTCAGGGAACTGTGAACGAAATTCAGAAAG CGGTGTTGATGTTGAAAACTGCACTGACATAAACTGGGATGAGCTTGGATTCAATCCAGTTCCGACAGATTTCATGTATGTCATGAAATGTGCAAAAGGAGACAACTTTGCTGAAGGATCCCTCGTTCCCTTTGGAAACATAGAGATCAACCCTTTTGCCACGATATTAAATTATGGACAG GGAATCTTTGAGGGGCTTAAGGCATATAGAACTGAAGATGGGCACATAGTGCTGTTTAGACCAGAACAGAATGCCCAACGAATGAAGATAGGGGCAGACAGATTTTGCATGCCATCCCCATCCATTGATCAGTTCATTAACGCTGTAAAACAGACAGCTCTTGCCAACAAACGTTGG GTGCCTCCACTAGGGAAAGGATCGTTGTATATTAGGCCATTGCTCATGGGAACAGGAGCTTCTTTAAGCGTGGTTCCTGCACCAGAGTACACACTACTTGTTTATTGTTGTCCTGTCACTAACTACCACAAG GGTGCACTGAACTTGAAAGTGGAGAGTAAGTTTTATCGAGCAATATCTGGCACTGGTGGAACCGGAGGGATCAAGAGTGTTACCAACTATGCCCCT GTTTATGCTGCAACCACTGCAGCGAGGGCTGATGGATTCTCTGATGTCTTGTTCTTGGACTCTTCAACTGGAAAAAACATAGAAGAGGTTTCTGCATGCAATGTGTTTGTTGTGAAG GGTAATAGTATCTGCACTCCGGAAACAAATGGAGCCATTCTGCCTGGGATCACACGAAAATCCATCATTGAAATTGCCTTAGATTTGGGGTATCAG GTCATGGAACGTGCCATATCATTGGAGGAGATGCTAGATGCTGATGAAGTGTTCTGCACAGGAACTGCAGTTGTTGTCAACTCTGTTTCATCTGTAACCTTCACGGAAACAAG AGTTGAATACAAAACTGGAGCAGAATCATTGTCCCAAAAACTGCGGAAAATACTAGTTGGAATTCAAACTGGGTCTATGGAAGACTCAAGGGGCTGGACAGTTCGAATAGATTGA